The Myxococcus virescens sequence GCGCACGCGGAGTTCAGCTACCGCGTGTTCTCGGACACGACGCCGCCGTACACCCCGCACGACGGTCCGATCGGCAGCGGTGGTACGCCGCACCCGACCGGCAACCCGGACGGCTACCAGTCGCCGTACGTTCCGGCGAACCTGATCACCCTCGAGAGCCTCCCGTTCAGCCGGAACGACCCCTGGCTGCCGGACGGCGCGACGGAGACCACGGGTAACAACGTCGACGCGTACGCGGACATCACCGAGCCGGACTACTTCAACCCCGGCGACCTCCGTGCGTCCGTCACGGCTCCGGGCGTGTTCGACCGGACCATCGACTTCGGCATCCAGCCGAACGCCAACAACGAGCAGATCGCCGCGGCGACGACGAGCCTGTTCTTCCTGAACAACTGGCTCCACGACTGGTACTACGACGCCGGCTTCGATGAGGCCTCCGGCAACGCCCAGCATGACAACTTCGGGCGTGGCGGCGTGGGCGGTGATCGTCTGCATGCGCAGGCGCAGGACCACAGCGGCACCGACAACGCCAACATGCGCACGCCGGCGGACGGTGCGTCGCCGCGCATGCAGATGTACCTGTTCGCCGGCCCGCGTAACTCGCGCCTGACGGCGAACGCTCCGGCGCAGGTCGCGGGTGACTACCAGGGTGGCGTCTCCTCCACCTTCGGTCCGCAGACCTTCGAGGTCACCGGCGACGTGGTGGCGGCGGTCGACGCGGCCAACACCGCGGGTCCGACCGACCGCGACGGCTGCTCCGCGCTGACCAACGCGGCCGAGGTCAATGGCAAGATTGCCATCATCGACCGAGGCAGCTGCGACTTCACCATCAAGGTGACCAACGCGCAGAACGCGGGCGCCATCGGCGTCATCATCCACGACAACGTCGCGGGTCCCACGATCGACCTGGGCGGCGACTCCACCACCATCACCATCCCCACGCTTCGCGTGAACCTGGATGATGGCAACGTGCTGCGCAGCGGCCTGCCGGCGCTCAACGTCACCCTGTGGCGTGGCCCGACCGCGTGGATCGACGGCACCATCGACAACGCCATCGTGGCGCACGAGTGGGGCCACTACATCAGCAACCGTCTCATCGGGAACGCGTCCGGTCTGGTGAACAACCAGGGCCGCTCGATGGGCGAGGGCTGGGGTGACTTCACCGCCCTGCTGATGATGGTTCGTGCCGAGGACATCAACGTCCCGTCCAACGCGAACTGGAACGGCGCCTACGCCGCCGCGGGCTACGCCACGCGCGCGGACGCGGACTCCGAGTTCTTCGGTATCCGCCGTGGCACGTACTCGTCGGACCAGACCAAGAACGCGCTGTCGTTCCGTCACATCATGGACGGCGTGGCGCTGCCCACGGGCGTGCCGTTCAACGGCAACACGGGTCTGCCGAACTCGCAGGTCCACAACTCCGGCGAGATCTGGGCGACGATGCTGTGGGAGTGCTACACGTCGCTGCTCCGCGCGCATCCGTTCCAGGAGGCGCAGGACCGGATGAAGAGCTACCTGGTCAACGGGTACAAGCTCACGCCGTCCGCCCCCACGTACCTGGAGGCGCGTGACGCCGTCATCGCGGCGGCCTACGCCAACGATCCGGCGGACGCCGAGCGGTTCTGGACGGCCTTCGCCAAGCGCGGCGCGGGCGTCGGTGCCGTGGCTCCGGACCGCTACTCCACGAACCACGCGGGTGTCGTGGAGAGCTTCGAGGTCGGCTCTGCCATCCAGATCGTGTCGGCCGAGTTCATCGACGACGTCGAGGCTGGCTCGTGCGACCTCGACGGCATCCTGGACAACGGTGAGACGGGCCGCATCGAGGTCACCGTGCGCAACGCGGGCGCGCTGCCTGCGTCCGCCTCCAGCGTCAACCTGTCCTCCGCCTTCTCGGGTCTCGAGTTCGGCAACGGTGGTCAGGCGAGCTTCCCGGTCATCCCCGTGTTCGGTACGGCCACGGTCTCCATCCCGGTCTCGCTCACGGGCGCGACGGGCCAGCAGGACGTGACCATCGACATCGCGGCGCGTGATGCGGGCCAGGCGATCCCCGGCGACATCACGGACAGCATCATCCTCACGACGCACTTCGACGAGCGTGCGAACTCCTCCAACATTGAGGACGTTCAGATCACCCCGTCCAAGCTGCCTTGGGAGACCGAGTACGACGAGGCCCTGACCCCGGCCGTGTTCAGCGTGGTCACGTTCGCGGACGGCAACCGCACGTTCTACGCGGAGAACACCGCTTCCTACGCCGACGTTCGCCTCATCTCGCCTGAGCTGCACGTCAGCGCGACCGAGCCCTTCGTGATCAACTTCCTGCACGCTTGGGACTTCGAGGATGACTACGACGGCGCCACGGTCGAAATCTCCGAGGACGGTGGCCAGACCTGGGTGGACATTGGCGATCCGATCCACAACTCGGTTCTTGAGACCTACCCGGGCAACCTGAACCCGCTGGCTGGCAAGCCCGCGCTGTCCAGCTACAACCCGGAGTTCCCGGGCATGCTCCCCGCGACCATCAACCTGGGCACGGCCTACGCCGGCAAGACGGTGCAGGTCCGCTTCCGCGTCGGTACGGACGAGAGCGGCGGCTACACGGGCTGGCTGCTGGACGACCTCGAGTTCAACGGCATCACGAACACCCCGTTCACCACCATCGCGGCTGAGGATGGCGTCTGTGTGAACCCCTGGCCCATCGCCAACGCCGGTCCGGACCGGTCCATCGCGCCGGGTGAACTGGTGAGCCTCTACGGTTCGGCTGCCGATCCGGAAGGCCAGCCGGTGACCTTCACCTGGGCACAGACGTCTGGCCCCGCGGTCACCCTGGCGGGTGCCGACACCCTGACGCCGTCGTTCACGGCGCCGCAGGTCACCGAGGCCACCACACTGGTGTTCACGCTGACCGTCTCCGACGGCGTCAAGACGGCCACGGACTCCGTGACCGTGACGGTGGCGCTCCCCAACAATCCGCCCACCGTGAACGCGGGCCTCGACGGCACGGTCGAGGAGCGCGCTGAGTACACGCTGAGCGGCTCCGCCAGCGACGCGGACGGCGATGCCATCACGTACCTGTGGACCCAGGTCTCCGGTACGCCGGTGGCGGTGAAGGACTACACCACGCCGACGGCGACGTTCATCGCGCCCGAGGTCACGGTGGATGACACGCTGGTCTTCCGTCTGACGGTCAGCGACGGCATCGCCACGGCGAACGACACGGTCACCGTGACGGTCACCAACGCGAACCGCGCGCCCATCGTCTCCGACACGTCCGTGGCCTTCGCCGCGGGTACTGTCACCGTGACGGCCTCCGCGGTCGACCCGGATGGTGATGCGCTCAGCTACAGCTGGGAGCAGACGGGTGGTTCGACGGTTGCCATCAATGGCGCCGACACGTCCGCCATCTCCTTCGCCACCCCGGTCCCGGGCTCGTACGAGTTCACCGTGACGGCGACGGACGGCTCGGCCTCTGCCTCCAAGGCGGTGCCGGTGACCATCATCGATGGTTCTCTGCCGGTGAACTCGGCGCCGACCGTGAACGCGGGTATCGATGCCACGGCGAACGCCGGCGACACCGTGGCGCTCAGCGGCTCCGCGACCGACGCCGAGGGTGACACGCTGACGTACCACTGGGAGCAGATCGGTGGCACGCAGGTGACCCTGACGGGTGCCGACACCCTGACGCCGTCGTTCACCGCGCCGAGCACGGCCAACGGTGACACGCTCGGCTTCATCCTGACGGTCAGCGACGGCACCTCGACCACCAGCGACGTCGTGCGCGTCGTCGTGGCGGCGGACCCGGGTGCCAACCCGAGCAACACTGCTCCGGAAGCGGACGCGGGCGAGTCGGCCATCGTGGCGGAGGGCGCCACCGTGACGCTCAACGGCACGGCGACCGACGCTGACGGTGACACGCTCGTCATCGTCTGGACGCAGATCGGCGGCACGCCCGTGACGCTGTCTGACGCGTCCTCGCTGACGCCGACGTTCACCGCCCCGGCCTCCTCCGAGCCGCTGACCTTCCTCCTGTTGGTCAACGACGGTACGGCGACTGTCGTCGACGTGACGTCCATCAGCGTGACCGAGGAGAACGTCGCGCCGGTGGCGACCGCTCGCGCGGTGCTCTCTGGCAACCAGACGTCGGCCACGCTCGACGGCTCGGCTTCCAGCGACGCGAACGGCGATGTGCTGACGTACCACTGGACGCAGGTCTCCGGCCCGAACGCGACCATCTCCGGCGCGGACCAGGCGGTTGCGGTCGTCAACCTGCCTGACCTCGACGACAAGACGGCGTCGTTCTCGTTCCGCCTGACGGTGAAGGACTCCGCGGGCGCCGAGAGCAGCACCACCGTGCAGTTCTCCGCCCGCAACGGCGGTGACAGCGGTGGCTGCTCCGCGACGGGCGCGGGCGCTCCGGTCGGCATGATCGGCCTGGCGCTGCTCGGCCTGCTGCGCCGCCGTCGTCTGAACTGAGACGCGCGGGTCCTCCTCCTGCCTCCGGGTGGGAGGAGGCCTCCGCGGGGCCCGGATGAAGTGAGTGTCCGGGCGTCGCGGAACGCCGACTGAAGATGAACTTCCTGGCGGCCGGCTCCTGGATTCAAGGAGCCGGCCGTCGACTTTTCCGGGCCGACGGCCGCAGACCTCAGAGGGGCCGCACGTGCTCCGCGAGGCGTCCGGTGACCATCAGCTCGTGCAACTCGTCGCCCATGCGCTCGCTCTCGGAGACCACCTGGTTCCAGGCGCGCATGCGCTCGGCGTCCTTCATCCGTTCGAAGTCGACCCGGTCCGGGATCCGGCCGCCAGGAAGGCGGGCCACCAGCTCCGGAGACGGAGCGATGAGCAGCGCCCTGCGGAAGTTCCGGGGCCGTGCCCGCCGCCACCGCAGCGACTTGTCGAACCAGCCCGGCACCACGTACGGGTAGAAGTGCGGGTACAGCACCAGGCCCGTGCCCGGGCCGAAGTCCAGGTCCAGGTGGTAATCGACCACGCCGCCGTCGCGAAACACGCCCGCGGGCGCGCCGGGAATACGCACGCCGCTGAAGAGCAGGGGGATGGAGCCTGACGCCAGCAGCGCCAGCCGCAGATTCTCCCGTGTCAGTGGCAGGTGGGTGGAGGGCAGGTCCTTGAGCCCGGCGAAGGGGCTGGTGTCCCCGGCCGTGTGGAAGATGACGCGCTCCATGTGGAGCCCCAGCGTCCGTCGGCTGACCAGGTTGCCCAGGGCGCAGAGCACGAGTCCGAAGAGCTGCGCCTGTGGGCCTTCCATTCCCACCGCCCCCCGGCACAGCGCGGTGACGACATGCAGCCGTGCCCAGGGGTGGCCCAGAATCTCCGCTTCACCGTCCTCGCCCAGCAGCGCATCCAGGATGCGCTCGCAGGTCTCGCTCACCTGGGTGGGCGTGGGCTTGGGCGGATAGCGTTGGTCGATGTACGCCGCCTCGAAGCGGCGCAAGGCCAGCACCGGGTCCTTCTGGGCCACGCAGGCGAGCCGCCAGCTTCCAATGGAACTGCCGATGAGGTGGAGGGGGCGCGAGCGGTTCTGGAAGAGGCCGGCGAACAGCGCCCGGTCCAGTCCCGCCAGCACCAGCCACTTCGGACCGCCGGAGGCACCGGGGACGACGTCCACGTCGTCGCCGCGCAAGCCTCGTTCGCGAATGAGCCGGAGCGCGTCCGGCCCGGCCAGGAGCGTGAGGTGGGAGGCCATATCGGCTCGCCAACCTAACGAAGCCCCACCGGGGTTGCGACTCTTCGCGTGCCGCCGGGGTGCTGTAGCCTCCCCACCATGAAGAAAACCGCAGCCTCTCCCGGCTCCCCGGTGGACCTCAGCCGCCGCACGCTCCTGCGTGGAACGGCCGCTGCAACGGCGCTCGCTTCATTGGATGTCCCCGCCCATGTGGCCCCGACGCCGGAGCGGCCCTTCGAGCTGGCCGAGGCCACCGTGGTGGAACTCCAGG is a genomic window containing:
- the mepA gene encoding myxosortase-dependent M36 family metallopeptidase MepA; its protein translation is MEFPHVRRLVATLSGLALVLSGTSSVARTLPNYDALQDAKPAGRATAGFKPVNSSLKGARVAHKDSLTGSPTFIWTHPTAEQTKSRGEYAKMSPAKAALAQISAHAPLYGLSSFEAAGATVTNVSTNTQGVKVVTLAQESSGIEVFRQSLKVLLNKHNQVVAISGSLSKHGSAEMPKGKARFTVPATEAIAVAYKDLTGATLDRNLLTRVSDAKKGDKYSHYTLANYARPLEEGFVIPARAKQVYFPLPGKLVPAYYVEINTGRANSVDSDYFAYVISATDGQLLMRNNLTAHAEFSYRVFSDTTPPYTPHDGPIGSGGTPHPTGNPDGYQSPYVPANLITLESLPFSRNDPWLPDGATETTGNNVDAYADITEPDYFNPGDLRASVTAPGVFDRTIDFGIQPNANNEQIAAATTSLFFLNNWLHDWYYDAGFDEASGNAQHDNFGRGGVGGDRLHAQAQDHSGTDNANMRTPADGASPRMQMYLFAGPRNSRLTANAPAQVAGDYQGGVSSTFGPQTFEVTGDVVAAVDAANTAGPTDRDGCSALTNAAEVNGKIAIIDRGSCDFTIKVTNAQNAGAIGVIIHDNVAGPTIDLGGDSTTITIPTLRVNLDDGNVLRSGLPALNVTLWRGPTAWIDGTIDNAIVAHEWGHYISNRLIGNASGLVNNQGRSMGEGWGDFTALLMMVRAEDINVPSNANWNGAYAAAGYATRADADSEFFGIRRGTYSSDQTKNALSFRHIMDGVALPTGVPFNGNTGLPNSQVHNSGEIWATMLWECYTSLLRAHPFQEAQDRMKSYLVNGYKLTPSAPTYLEARDAVIAAAYANDPADAERFWTAFAKRGAGVGAVAPDRYSTNHAGVVESFEVGSAIQIVSAEFIDDVEAGSCDLDGILDNGETGRIEVTVRNAGALPASASSVNLSSAFSGLEFGNGGQASFPVIPVFGTATVSIPVSLTGATGQQDVTIDIAARDAGQAIPGDITDSIILTTHFDERANSSNIEDVQITPSKLPWETEYDEALTPAVFSVVTFADGNRTFYAENTASYADVRLISPELHVSATEPFVINFLHAWDFEDDYDGATVEISEDGGQTWVDIGDPIHNSVLETYPGNLNPLAGKPALSSYNPEFPGMLPATINLGTAYAGKTVQVRFRVGTDESGGYTGWLLDDLEFNGITNTPFTTIAAEDGVCVNPWPIANAGPDRSIAPGELVSLYGSAADPEGQPVTFTWAQTSGPAVTLAGADTLTPSFTAPQVTEATTLVFTLTVSDGVKTATDSVTVTVALPNNPPTVNAGLDGTVEERAEYTLSGSASDADGDAITYLWTQVSGTPVAVKDYTTPTATFIAPEVTVDDTLVFRLTVSDGIATANDTVTVTVTNANRAPIVSDTSVAFAAGTVTVTASAVDPDGDALSYSWEQTGGSTVAINGADTSAISFATPVPGSYEFTVTATDGSASASKAVPVTIIDGSLPVNSAPTVNAGIDATANAGDTVALSGSATDAEGDTLTYHWEQIGGTQVTLTGADTLTPSFTAPSTANGDTLGFILTVSDGTSTTSDVVRVVVAADPGANPSNTAPEADAGESAIVAEGATVTLNGTATDADGDTLVIVWTQIGGTPVTLSDASSLTPTFTAPASSEPLTFLLLVNDGTATVVDVTSISVTEENVAPVATARAVLSGNQTSATLDGSASSDANGDVLTYHWTQVSGPNATISGADQAVAVVNLPDLDDKTASFSFRLTVKDSAGAESSTTVQFSARNGGDSGGCSATGAGAPVGMIGLALLGLLRRRRLN
- a CDS encoding patatin-like phospholipase family protein; this encodes MASHLTLLAGPDALRLIRERGLRGDDVDVVPGASGGPKWLVLAGLDRALFAGLFQNRSRPLHLIGSSIGSWRLACVAQKDPVLALRRFEAAYIDQRYPPKPTPTQVSETCERILDALLGEDGEAEILGHPWARLHVVTALCRGAVGMEGPQAQLFGLVLCALGNLVSRRTLGLHMERVIFHTAGDTSPFAGLKDLPSTHLPLTRENLRLALLASGSIPLLFSGVRIPGAPAGVFRDGGVVDYHLDLDFGPGTGLVLYPHFYPYVVPGWFDKSLRWRRARPRNFRRALLIAPSPELVARLPGGRIPDRVDFERMKDAERMRAWNQVVSESERMGDELHELMVTGRLAEHVRPL